One region of Clostridiales bacterium genomic DNA includes:
- a CDS encoding type III pantothenate kinase, producing the protein MLLALDVGNTNIVIGFLDESGIRNIARLETDRDKTAHEYAISLRQVIEFSGIAPENIDGAILSSVVPPINGALIAAVRMIAGIRPLVVGPGMKTGLNIALDNPATMGSDLVVGAAAALAIHDPPLIIIDMGTATTMTVIDREARVLGGAIIPGVGISLEALANGTSQLPHISLDAPKKCISTDTVEAMRSGSVYGTAAMLDGMIERMEAELGEPAAVIATGGLGGCIIPYCRREITYDKNLLLNGLWALYQKNKRKR; encoded by the coding sequence ATGCTGCTGGCTCTGGACGTTGGCAATACGAATATTGTGATCGGTTTTCTCGACGAGTCCGGCATCCGCAACATTGCCCGTCTGGAGACCGACCGCGACAAGACCGCGCACGAGTACGCCATCTCGCTGCGGCAGGTGATCGAGTTTTCCGGCATCGCGCCGGAGAACATCGACGGCGCGATTTTGTCGTCCGTCGTGCCGCCGATCAACGGCGCGCTCATCGCCGCCGTGCGCATGATCGCGGGCATCCGCCCGCTCGTCGTCGGCCCCGGCATGAAAACGGGGCTGAACATCGCGCTCGACAATCCCGCCACCATGGGCAGCGACCTCGTCGTCGGCGCGGCCGCCGCGCTGGCCATCCACGACCCGCCGCTGATCATCATCGACATGGGCACGGCCACGACCATGACCGTCATCGACCGTGAGGCGCGCGTGCTCGGCGGGGCGATCATCCCCGGCGTGGGCATCTCGCTCGAGGCGCTCGCAAACGGCACGTCGCAGTTGCCGCACATCTCGCTCGACGCGCCGAAAAAGTGCATCAGCACCGACACGGTCGAGGCCATGCGCTCCGGCAGCGTCTACGGCACGGCGGCCATGCTCGACGGCATGATCGAGCGCATGGAGGCCGAGCTCGGCGAGCCCGCCGCCGTCATTGCGACCGGCGGCCTCGGCGGCTGCATCATCCCGTACTGCCGGCGCGAGATCACATACGACAAGAACCTGCTGCTCAACGGCCTGTGGGCCCTGTATCAGAAAAACAAGCGCAAGCGTTAA
- the cls gene encoding cardiolipin synthase, which translates to MRKDWFEDDNEIRLLHRGKRRLLDIVFGRTMVITLLLVLQIAIMVLGAHYLGRYYPALTIVLRVMSVAVIIYLVNKSGSATTKITWIILVMALPAFGVLLYLFVQLDIGHRYANRRVQESILSTVQYVPRQTELMARLRTELPEVHNLAEYTLRSGDYPVYENTAVTYYPMGQDKIGALIEALQSAEHFIFLEYFIIEEGDVWGRILKILEERVRAGVEVRVLYDGTCTFYRLPYGYPKRMEALGIRCKMFAPLRPLVSTYYNNRDHRKIAVIDGRVGFTGGVNLADEYANLVSVYGVWKDTAVRLEGEAVRSLTLMFLQMWGMDEREPDTDSYGRYLNVPLRPLPGAGGYVLPYADSPLDDERVGECVYLDILNHAERYVRIFTPYLILDETMVMALTFAAKRGVDVELILPHVPDKKFAFALAKGHYRELLDAGVKIYEYTPGFVHAKVFVSDDRKAVVGTINLDYRSLYLHFEDAVYLYDCPCIKDIVADFDATRAQSQIVTHGDLARIPLHTRIAAALLKLVAPLM; encoded by the coding sequence GTGCGCAAAGACTGGTTTGAGGACGACAATGAGATCCGCCTGCTGCACCGCGGCAAGCGCCGGCTGCTCGACATTGTGTTCGGCCGTACGATGGTCATCACGCTGCTGCTCGTGCTGCAGATCGCCATCATGGTGCTCGGCGCGCACTATCTCGGCCGCTACTACCCCGCGCTGACGATCGTTTTGCGCGTGATGAGCGTCGCGGTCATCATCTACCTCGTCAACAAGTCCGGCAGCGCGACGACGAAGATCACCTGGATCATCCTCGTCATGGCGCTGCCCGCGTTCGGCGTGCTGCTGTACCTGTTCGTGCAGCTCGATATCGGCCACCGCTACGCCAACCGCCGCGTGCAGGAGAGCATCCTGAGCACCGTGCAGTACGTCCCGCGCCAGACCGAGCTCATGGCCCGCCTGCGCACCGAGCTGCCCGAGGTGCACAACCTCGCCGAGTACACGCTGCGCTCCGGCGACTACCCCGTGTATGAAAACACTGCCGTCACCTACTACCCCATGGGGCAGGACAAGATCGGCGCGCTCATCGAGGCGCTGCAGTCGGCCGAGCACTTCATTTTCCTTGAATATTTCATCATCGAGGAGGGCGACGTCTGGGGCCGCATCCTGAAGATCCTGGAGGAGCGGGTGCGCGCCGGCGTCGAGGTGCGCGTGCTCTATGACGGCACGTGCACGTTCTACCGCCTGCCGTACGGCTATCCCAAGCGCATGGAGGCGCTGGGCATCCGCTGCAAGATGTTCGCGCCGCTGCGCCCGCTCGTGAGCACGTATTACAACAACCGCGACCACCGCAAGATCGCCGTCATCGACGGGCGCGTCGGCTTCACCGGCGGCGTGAACCTCGCCGATGAATATGCCAATCTCGTGAGCGTCTACGGCGTGTGGAAGGACACGGCCGTGCGTCTCGAGGGCGAGGCCGTGCGCTCGCTCACGCTCATGTTCCTGCAGATGTGGGGCATGGACGAGCGCGAGCCGGACACCGATTCCTACGGCCGCTATCTCAATGTGCCCCTGCGCCCGCTGCCGGGCGCGGGCGGCTACGTCCTGCCGTATGCCGACAGCCCGCTCGACGACGAGCGTGTGGGCGAGTGCGTATATCTCGACATTCTCAACCACGCCGAGCGCTATGTGCGCATCTTCACGCCGTACCTCATCCTCGACGAGACGATGGTCATGGCGCTCACGTTCGCGGCCAAGCGCGGCGTGGACGTGGAGCTCATTTTGCCGCACGTGCCGGACAAGAAGTTCGCCTTCGCCCTCGCCAAGGGGCACTACCGCGAGCTGCTCGACGCCGGGGTGAAGATCTATGAGTATACGCCCGGCTTCGTGCACGCGAAGGTGTTCGTCAGCGACGACCGCAAGGCCGTCGTCGGCACGATCAACCTCGATTACCGCAGTCTGTACCTGCACTTTGAGGACGCGGTGTATCTCTATGACTGCCCGTGTATCAAGGACATCGTGGCGGATTTTGACGCCACACGCGCCCAGTCGCAGATCGTCACGCACGGCGACCTCGCGCGCATCCCGCTGCACACGCGCATCGCGGCCGCGCTGCTGAAGCTTGTCGCGCCGCTTATGTAA
- a CDS encoding DJ-1/PfpI family protein, producing the protein MSKCYLLFAEGFEECEGLVTLDILRRAGLEAYTVSIQDAHTVVGAHGVPITCDRTLPELLAAPPELVVLPGGMPGTTNLAKSPAVEALVRRTLEHGGRAAAICAAPSVLAQYGLLAGRRATCYPGFENRCTGAHMVDADVVTDGPITTGRALGAAMAFALELVRLLTDEQTAARTAEEIVWRT; encoded by the coding sequence ATGTCAAAATGCTATCTGCTGTTTGCCGAGGGGTTTGAGGAGTGCGAGGGTCTCGTCACGCTCGACATCCTCCGCCGAGCCGGCCTGGAGGCATACACGGTGTCCATTCAGGACGCACACACCGTCGTCGGCGCGCACGGCGTGCCCATCACGTGCGACCGCACGCTGCCGGAGCTGCTGGCAGCGCCGCCGGAGCTTGTCGTGCTCCCGGGCGGCATGCCGGGCACGACGAATCTGGCCAAGAGCCCGGCCGTGGAGGCGCTCGTGCGCCGCACGCTCGAGCACGGCGGCCGCGCGGCCGCCATCTGCGCCGCGCCGAGCGTGCTCGCGCAGTACGGCCTGCTCGCCGGACGGCGCGCCACGTGCTACCCCGGCTTTGAGAACCGGTGTACCGGCGCGCACATGGTCGATGCCGACGTCGTTACCGACGGGCCGATCACGACCGGCCGCGCCCTCGGCGCAGCGATGGCGTTCGCGCTCGAGCTCGTGCGCCTGCTCACCGACGAGCAGACCGCCGCGCGCACGGCCGAGGAGATCGTCTGGCGCACGTGA
- a CDS encoding helix-turn-helix domain-containing protein, protein MDELKLIFASNLIRLRTAAGMTQAELGEQLNYSDKSISKWERGEAIPDAAVLKRMSEIFGVTVDYLLDEHDAWQPAPDPADVRDRSHASIIQVALTGIVTLAVLVFVVLWLWLGKVEWVVFPCFVPAALITYLVLNSVFFNGRGNLYVVLGLVASVFAVGYLVLLRFGMNFWQLFLILIPAEAVVYFSFNIRAKH, encoded by the coding sequence ATGGATGAACTGAAACTCATCTTCGCCAGCAACCTGATCCGCCTGCGCACGGCCGCGGGCATGACGCAGGCCGAGCTCGGCGAACAACTGAATTATTCGGACAAGTCGATCTCCAAGTGGGAGCGCGGCGAGGCCATTCCCGACGCGGCCGTGCTCAAGCGCATGAGCGAGATCTTCGGCGTCACGGTCGATTATCTGCTCGACGAGCACGATGCCTGGCAGCCGGCACCCGATCCCGCCGACGTGCGCGACCGCAGCCACGCCTCCATCATTCAGGTCGCTCTCACGGGCATCGTCACGCTGGCGGTGCTGGTGTTTGTGGTGCTGTGGCTGTGGCTGGGCAAGGTGGAGTGGGTCGTGTTTCCCTGCTTCGTGCCGGCGGCGCTCATTACGTATCTTGTGCTCAACAGCGTGTTTTTTAACGGACGGGGAAACCTTTATGTCGTGCTCGGCCTTGTGGCGAGCGTGTTCGCCGTGGGCTACCTCGTGCTGCTGCGCTTCGGGATGAATTTCTGGCAGCTTTTCCTCATCCTCATCCCGGCGGAGGCCGTCGTGTATTTCAGTTTCAACATCCGCGCAAAGCATTGA
- a CDS encoding DegV family protein: MADFVLSCCSTADLTKEHFQQRDISYICFHYALDGVDYPDDLGETMPFDKFYAAMANGAETRTSQVNISEFVDYFTPFLEQGKDILHVCLSSGLSGVSNSAENAARIVRERYPDRKIYIVDSLGASSGYGLLMDRLADLRDEGVSIDGVRDWAEAHKLELHHWFFSTDLTFYVKGGRISKVAGVFGGLLDICPLLNMDNLGRLIPRSKIRGKKRVMKEIVARMEEHAQGGLDYSGKCYISQSACYDDARAVADEIEKKFPKLNGKVEIYSVGTTIGSHTGPGTVALFFWGDERKD; this comes from the coding sequence ATGGCCGATTTCGTACTGAGCTGCTGCTCCACCGCCGACCTGACCAAGGAGCATTTCCAGCAGCGTGACATTTCGTATATCTGCTTCCACTATGCGCTCGACGGCGTGGATTACCCGGACGATCTGGGCGAGACGATGCCGTTTGACAAGTTTTACGCCGCCATGGCAAACGGCGCCGAGACGCGCACCTCTCAGGTGAACATCTCGGAGTTCGTGGACTATTTCACCCCGTTTCTCGAGCAGGGCAAGGACATTCTGCACGTCTGCCTGTCCTCGGGCCTGTCCGGCGTGTCGAACTCGGCGGAGAACGCTGCGCGCATCGTCCGCGAGCGCTATCCCGACCGGAAGATCTACATCGTTGACTCGCTCGGCGCGTCCTCGGGCTACGGCCTGCTGATGGACCGCCTGGCTGACCTGCGCGACGAGGGCGTGTCCATCGACGGCGTGCGCGACTGGGCCGAGGCGCACAAGCTGGAGCTGCACCACTGGTTCTTCTCCACGGACCTGACGTTCTATGTCAAGGGCGGCCGCATCTCGAAGGTGGCCGGCGTGTTCGGCGGTCTGCTGGATATCTGCCCGCTGCTGAACATGGATAACCTCGGCCGGCTCATCCCGCGCTCCAAGATCCGCGGCAAGAAGCGCGTCATGAAAGAGATCGTTGCCCGCATGGAAGAGCATGCGCAGGGCGGCCTCGACTACTCCGGCAAGTGCTACATCTCGCAGTCGGCGTGCTATGACGACGCGCGCGCCGTGGCCGACGAGATCGAAAAGAAGTTCCCGAAGCTCAACGGGAAGGTCGAGATCTACAGCGTCGGTACCACCATCGGCAGCCATACCGGCCCGGGCACCGTGGCCCTGTTCTTCTGGGGCGACGAGCGCAAGGACTGA
- a CDS encoding polysaccharide deacetylase, giving the protein MQTTDPRRTPRPDSDAHTPKPDAADRPRPARRRAPQRRGPSQSTLVFAAVLVVIVLVAVLVLVLVSRHDRAPKNDPAAQATPTAQVTEQDTVLAEAKHLAAQYDYDKAIAAVTGFAGWENVPELQQAKADFEAQKAQAVRYADPTTIPHIFFHTLIADTARAFDGDPEQGGYNQFMATIKEFNAVLQSLYERGFVLVDIHDVAGPQQQADGSTKYVAGDIYLPAGKKPIVLSQDDVCYYEYMTDSDSDGKPDKGGDGFASRLLVKDGKLTCEYVDADGQTLYGSYDLVPLLDDFLDQHPDFSYRGARATIAVTGYQGAFGYRISNDYKEKLGDEAFAQACTDARAVADALRAEGYTIASHSYGHLTYGDISPERLASDAQKWNDQIAAVIGETDVLLYPFGSDIAGVEAYKGAKFDTLYGLGFRYFCNVDSAEHWVQIHDGYVRQGRRNIDGYRMYYQSNLLDDLFDTKTVWDDARPTPVPKI; this is encoded by the coding sequence ATGCAGACAACCGACCCCCGCCGCACCCCGCGGCCCGACAGCGATGCACACACGCCGAAGCCGGACGCGGCCGACCGGCCGCGCCCGGCCAGACGCCGCGCGCCGCAGCGCCGCGGCCCGAGCCAGTCGACGCTGGTGTTCGCGGCCGTGCTGGTCGTGATCGTGCTGGTGGCCGTGCTGGTGCTCGTGCTCGTGAGCCGGCATGACCGCGCGCCCAAAAACGATCCCGCCGCGCAGGCCACGCCCACCGCGCAGGTCACGGAGCAGGACACCGTGCTCGCGGAGGCGAAGCACCTCGCCGCGCAGTATGACTATGACAAGGCCATCGCCGCCGTGACGGGCTTTGCCGGGTGGGAGAACGTGCCGGAGCTGCAGCAGGCCAAGGCCGATTTTGAGGCGCAGAAGGCGCAGGCCGTGCGCTACGCTGACCCCACGACCATTCCGCACATCTTTTTCCACACGCTCATCGCGGACACTGCCCGCGCCTTTGACGGCGACCCCGAGCAGGGCGGCTACAACCAGTTCATGGCCACGATCAAGGAGTTCAACGCCGTGCTGCAGAGCCTGTACGAGCGGGGCTTCGTGCTCGTGGACATCCACGACGTCGCCGGGCCGCAGCAGCAGGCCGACGGCTCGACGAAATACGTCGCAGGCGACATCTACCTCCCCGCCGGGAAAAAGCCCATCGTCCTATCGCAGGACGACGTGTGCTACTACGAATATATGACCGACAGCGACAGCGACGGCAAGCCCGACAAAGGCGGCGACGGCTTTGCCTCGCGCCTGCTGGTGAAAGACGGCAAGCTCACGTGCGAATACGTAGACGCCGACGGCCAGACGCTCTACGGCAGCTACGACCTCGTGCCGCTGCTGGATGATTTCCTGGACCAGCACCCGGACTTTTCCTATCGCGGCGCGCGCGCGACCATCGCCGTGACCGGGTATCAGGGCGCGTTCGGCTACCGCATCAGCAATGATTATAAGGAAAAGCTCGGCGACGAGGCCTTTGCGCAGGCGTGCACGGACGCGCGCGCCGTGGCCGACGCCCTGCGCGCCGAGGGCTACACGATCGCCAGCCACAGCTACGGCCACCTGACCTACGGCGACATTTCGCCCGAGCGTCTGGCCAGCGACGCGCAGAAGTGGAACGATCAGATTGCGGCCGTCATCGGCGAGACCGACGTGCTGCTCTACCCCTTCGGCAGCGACATTGCCGGCGTGGAGGCCTACAAGGGCGCAAAGTTTGACACGCTCTACGGCCTGGGCTTCCGCTATTTCTGCAACGTGGACTCGGCCGAGCACTGGGTGCAGATCCACGACGGGTATGTCCGTCAGGGCCGGCGCAACATCGACGGCTACCGGATGTACTACCAGTCGAATCTGCTCGACGACCTGTTCGATACCAAGACTGTCTGGGACGATGCCCGCCCGACGCCCGTGCCGAAGATCTGA
- a CDS encoding AEC family transporter gives MNLSVVFAKMAMLVLIMLLGYLCARIGITGPEFNKRVTPLVMNVLLTATILNSVLSVPDFTGRDIVDYVLVLTAATVLQIAAAWFLPRLLRTRGEDVGATRLVTAFGNVGFVGLPVVAAIFGDEMVFFASLANIPFNLALYSIGAAQLSGGAGARFDWRKVLNMPVIATLLSVVLLLSRIHVPAVIADTISTLAGATIPLSMLIIGTSLGAISVRAALADWRVYVVSAVRLLVCPLLTWLVLRPFVSGALLGIPVLLAACPSAMVVTALCLQYDRSDAFASKCIFLNTILSAVTIPLLIWLLF, from the coding sequence ATGAATCTGTCCGTTGTTTTTGCCAAGATGGCCATGCTGGTTCTCATCATGCTCCTTGGCTACCTTTGTGCGCGCATCGGCATCACAGGGCCGGAGTTTAATAAGCGCGTGACGCCGCTGGTGATGAACGTCCTGCTCACGGCGACGATCCTCAATTCCGTGCTGAGCGTGCCGGATTTCACCGGCCGCGACATTGTCGATTACGTCCTCGTGCTGACGGCTGCGACCGTTTTGCAGATCGCCGCGGCGTGGTTTCTGCCGCGGCTGCTGCGCACACGCGGCGAGGACGTGGGTGCGACGCGGCTCGTGACGGCGTTTGGCAACGTGGGCTTTGTGGGCCTGCCCGTCGTCGCGGCGATCTTTGGCGATGAGATGGTCTTTTTCGCCTCGCTGGCGAACATCCCGTTCAACCTCGCGCTCTATTCCATCGGCGCGGCGCAGCTCTCTGGCGGCGCGGGCGCGCGCTTCGACTGGCGCAAGGTGCTCAATATGCCCGTCATTGCGACGCTGCTGTCGGTCGTGCTGCTGCTCTCGCGCATCCATGTGCCCGCCGTCATTGCCGACACGATCTCCACGCTCGCGGGCGCGACGATCCCGCTGTCGATGCTCATCATCGGCACGTCGCTCGGCGCGATCTCCGTGCGCGCCGCGCTCGCCGACTGGCGGGTCTACGTGGTGTCGGCGGTGCGGCTGCTCGTGTGCCCACTGCTGACGTGGTTGGTGCTGCGGCCGTTTGTCAGCGGCGCGCTGCTCGGCATTCCGGTGCTTCTCGCGGCGTGCCCGTCGGCCATGGTCGTCACGGCGCTGTGTCTGCAGTATGACCGGTCGGATGCGTTCGCGTCCAAGTGCATTTTTCTCAATACGATCCTGTCCGCCGTGACGATCCCGCTGCTGATCTGGCTGCTGTTCTGA
- a CDS encoding PrsW family glutamic-type intramembrane protease, translating into MIDPLMFIALLPAVVLVVYIYRKDRTDKEPPALLAKLLGYGALSCLPAIVVELILSAVIERLNVRNVYLGYFLEAFVVAGLTEETCKFLFLRTTWRSPAFDYQFDAIVYAVMVALGFAAFENVKYVYSYGFATGLVRAVTAVPGHAIFGVFMGYFYGYAKLSDYWGRDEDRKAYLALSVVVPILLHGCYDFLAFAQEGDSRFTLLFYAYLIALYVFGIRRVNRSSRDDRRVTRETVFDYFRRMQYPLPPQYRDRNDDFWR; encoded by the coding sequence ATGATCGATCCTTTGATGTTCATTGCGCTGCTGCCGGCCGTTGTGCTGGTGGTGTATATCTACCGAAAGGACCGCACGGACAAAGAGCCGCCGGCCCTGCTCGCCAAGCTCCTGGGCTACGGCGCGCTCTCGTGCCTGCCGGCCATCGTGGTCGAGCTCATCCTCAGCGCCGTCATCGAGCGGCTGAACGTGCGTAATGTCTACCTCGGCTATTTTCTCGAGGCGTTCGTCGTCGCGGGCCTGACGGAGGAGACGTGCAAGTTCCTCTTCCTGCGCACGACGTGGCGCAGCCCGGCGTTCGACTATCAGTTTGACGCCATTGTCTACGCCGTCATGGTCGCGCTCGGTTTCGCCGCGTTCGAGAACGTGAAGTACGTCTACAGCTATGGCTTCGCCACCGGCCTCGTGCGCGCGGTCACGGCCGTGCCCGGCCACGCGATCTTCGGCGTGTTTATGGGTTATTTCTACGGCTATGCCAAGCTCTCCGACTACTGGGGGCGCGATGAGGACAGGAAGGCCTACCTTGCGCTGAGCGTCGTCGTGCCGATACTGCTGCACGGGTGCTACGACTTTCTGGCTTTCGCGCAGGAGGGCGACAGCCGCTTCACGCTGCTGTTTTATGCGTATCTGATCGCGCTGTACGTGTTCGGCATCCGGCGCGTGAACCGCTCGTCACGCGACGACCGCCGCGTCACGCGCGAGACGGTGTTTGACTATTTCCGCCGCATGCAGTACCCCCTGCCGCCGCAGTACCGCGACCGGAACGACGACTTCTGGCGCTGA
- a CDS encoding A/G-specific adenine glycosylase, with the protein MDTHRLSQTVQPLLVWFQAHARTLPWRADREPYHVWLSEIMLQQTRVEAVRGYYARFLAAAPDVFALAALPEAQLLKLWEGLGYYNRARKAQACAQEVAARGGVWPDTVEDLLALPGIGPYTAGAIASICFERPAAAVDGNVLRVCARVLDDATPIDSAAHKAALTAALSACYPAGHCGDFTQALMELGATVCGPNRAPQCEVCPIAALCLARAHGTAAALPVKAPKRAKRAEDYTVFCLRCGDRLAVERRPEHGLLAGLWELPNTPGLLDERQAGEYASGQGLGDVRLRSARDGRHIFTHIVWTMRCYTLECSAMPPRYHWATPDELREEISLPTAFRQFVDAE; encoded by the coding sequence ATGGACACGCACAGACTTTCCCAGACGGTACAGCCGCTGCTCGTCTGGTTTCAGGCGCACGCACGCACGCTGCCCTGGCGCGCCGACCGCGAACCGTACCACGTGTGGCTCTCAGAGATCATGCTGCAGCAGACGCGCGTCGAGGCCGTGCGCGGGTACTACGCGCGCTTTCTCGCGGCCGCGCCGGACGTGTTCGCGCTCGCGGCGCTGCCGGAAGCGCAGCTGCTCAAGCTCTGGGAGGGGCTGGGGTACTATAACCGCGCGCGCAAGGCGCAGGCCTGCGCGCAGGAGGTCGCGGCGCGCGGCGGCGTCTGGCCCGACACGGTGGAGGATCTGCTGGCCCTGCCGGGCATCGGCCCATACACGGCCGGGGCGATCGCCTCGATCTGCTTTGAGCGGCCGGCCGCCGCCGTGGACGGCAATGTGCTGCGCGTGTGCGCGCGCGTGCTCGACGACGCGACGCCCATCGACTCCGCCGCGCACAAGGCCGCGCTCACCGCGGCGCTGAGCGCGTGCTACCCCGCCGGGCACTGCGGCGACTTCACGCAGGCGCTCATGGAGCTCGGCGCGACCGTCTGCGGCCCGAACCGCGCGCCGCAGTGCGAGGTCTGCCCCATCGCAGCGCTGTGTCTCGCCCGTGCGCACGGCACGGCGGCTGCCCTGCCGGTCAAGGCGCCGAAGCGCGCCAAGCGCGCCGAGGACTACACCGTGTTCTGCCTGCGCTGCGGCGACCGGCTCGCCGTCGAGCGGCGGCCGGAGCACGGCCTGCTCGCCGGGCTCTGGGAGCTGCCGAACACGCCGGGCCTGCTCGACGAGCGGCAGGCGGGCGAATACGCCAGCGGGCAGGGCCTCGGCGATGTGCGGCTGCGCAGCGCGCGCGACGGCAGGCACATCTTCACGCACATCGTCTGGACGATGCGCTGCTACACGCTCGAGTGCTCGGCCATGCCGCCGCGCTACCATTGGGCCACGCCGGACGAGCTGCGCGAGGAGATCTCGCTGCCGACGGCGTTCCGGCAGTTTGTGGACGCAGAATAA